A DNA window from Ornithinimicrobium humiphilum contains the following coding sequences:
- a CDS encoding MerR family transcriptional regulator gives MRIGELADATGVSARSLRYYEQEGLIEAHRDGRGWRCFDAEAVDRVILIQHLFAAGLSSSVIVELLPCLAAPPEERTSELADRLDAEIRRLEHERRHLDHELGVLTELRREAVV, from the coding sequence GTGCGCATCGGAGAGCTTGCCGACGCCACCGGGGTGAGTGCCCGGTCGCTGCGCTACTACGAGCAGGAGGGCCTCATCGAGGCCCACCGCGACGGGCGCGGGTGGAGGTGCTTCGACGCCGAGGCCGTGGACCGGGTCATCCTCATCCAGCACCTCTTCGCCGCCGGGTTGAGCAGCTCGGTCATCGTCGAGCTCCTGCCTTGTCTCGCCGCCCCACCGGAGGAGCGGACGTCGGAGCTGGCGGACCGCCTCGACGCCGAGATCAGGCGGCTGGAGCACGAGCGCCGGCACCTGGACCACGAGCTGGGGGTGCTGACCGAACTTCGGCGGGAGGCCGTGGTGTAG
- a CDS encoding DUF4041 domain-containing protein, with protein MSTPPANWYPDPQQPGMLRYWDGIRWTEHVHPQAPTQQAPVQPHPAQSEQPWGGSTIPQQTPDKPKVKFFGARKQAEELLERNAHLEQVVSEMGALDVADMNARRAGLQREIAQLETQITTLTAQLRDVEQQLVDAKEQVELQEFGYYRFHHPAENSVQLAAELASVRDQLKQLQREKKAATRSTNFTYNNSASQGRKFVNDLHDMMLAAYNAEAENAVKSVKAGNLGAAKARLEKAAERIRKRGKMVDVAITPSYHWLRLKELELAADFWMMKEQEKEAERARREELREQKKAELELAREREKLEKERQHYVSALVALEARGDTEGAEKIRAQLAETEQAIETVDYRAANQRAGYVYVISNIGAFGERMVKIGMTRRLEPMDRINELGDASVPFRFDVHALFFSPDAVGVETALHQRFAAQRVNKVNTRREFFYVTPHEVLEALREHVGAVTEFIEVPAAEEFRLSQGNPDTAF; from the coding sequence ATGAGTACACCACCTGCAAACTGGTATCCAGACCCGCAGCAGCCGGGCATGCTGCGGTACTGGGACGGCATCCGCTGGACCGAGCACGTTCACCCGCAAGCACCAACCCAGCAGGCCCCCGTGCAGCCCCACCCCGCCCAATCCGAGCAGCCATGGGGTGGTTCGACCATCCCGCAGCAGACTCCTGACAAACCCAAGGTGAAGTTCTTCGGCGCCCGCAAGCAGGCCGAAGAACTTCTCGAGCGGAATGCCCACCTGGAGCAGGTCGTGTCCGAGATGGGCGCGCTGGACGTTGCAGACATGAACGCCCGCCGAGCCGGGCTTCAGCGCGAGATCGCCCAGCTCGAGACGCAGATCACCACACTCACAGCTCAGCTGCGCGACGTCGAGCAACAACTCGTCGATGCTAAGGAACAGGTCGAGCTCCAGGAGTTCGGTTACTACAGGTTCCATCACCCAGCGGAGAACTCCGTGCAGCTGGCGGCGGAACTCGCCTCCGTGCGCGACCAGCTGAAGCAGCTTCAGCGGGAGAAGAAGGCCGCGACCCGTTCCACCAACTTCACCTACAACAACTCGGCGAGCCAGGGGCGGAAGTTCGTCAACGACCTGCACGACATGATGCTGGCCGCCTACAACGCGGAGGCCGAGAACGCGGTCAAGTCTGTCAAGGCCGGCAATCTCGGGGCGGCCAAAGCACGGCTCGAGAAGGCTGCCGAACGCATCCGGAAGCGGGGAAAGATGGTGGACGTCGCCATCACCCCCTCCTACCACTGGCTCCGCCTGAAAGAGCTCGAGCTCGCTGCCGACTTCTGGATGATGAAGGAGCAGGAGAAGGAAGCGGAGCGGGCGCGCCGGGAAGAGCTGCGCGAGCAGAAGAAGGCCGAGCTAGAGCTCGCCCGTGAACGGGAGAAGCTGGAGAAGGAGCGCCAGCACTACGTATCGGCCCTAGTTGCACTTGAGGCGCGAGGCGACACCGAGGGGGCCGAGAAGATCCGCGCACAGCTGGCCGAGACCGAGCAGGCCATCGAGACCGTGGACTACCGCGCGGCGAACCAACGAGCCGGGTACGTCTACGTCATCTCGAACATCGGCGCCTTCGGCGAGCGGATGGTCAAGATCGGCATGACCAGGCGGCTCGAACCCATGGACCGCATCAACGAGCTCGGAGACGCCTCCGTCCCCTTCCGGTTCGATGTCCACGCCCTCTTCTTCTCACCCGATGCGGTGGGCGTGGAGACGGCACTCCACCAACGGTTCGCTGCCCAACGGGTCAACAAGGTCAACACACGCCGCGAGTTCTTCTACGTCACCCCCCACGAGGTGCTCGAGGCTCTACGCGAGCACGTGGGCGCCGTCACGGAGTTCATCGAGGTGCCCGCCGCCGAGGAATTCCGGCTCAGCCAGGGCAACCCGGACACAGCCTTCTAG
- a CDS encoding DMT family transporter, with protein sequence MSWIFLAVAVVFEVAVAVSAGLARGFTRLWWTAATLVCGAVATFFLSLALLTFDVGVGYALWTSLSGVILVVVGTLFLDQPLTASELLGMAVVLTGVVGLNLTGAA encoded by the coding sequence ATGAGCTGGATCTTCCTCGCCGTCGCGGTGGTCTTCGAGGTCGCCGTGGCCGTCTCGGCCGGGCTGGCTCGGGGCTTCACCCGCCTGTGGTGGACCGCTGCCACCCTCGTCTGCGGCGCCGTCGCGACCTTCTTCCTCAGCCTGGCGCTGCTCACCTTCGACGTCGGCGTCGGTTACGCGCTGTGGACCTCGCTGTCCGGCGTGATCCTCGTCGTCGTCGGCACCCTCTTCCTCGACCAGCCGCTCACCGCCTCCGAGCTGCTCGGCATGGCCGTCGTCCTCACGGGCGTCGTCGGGCTCAACCTCACCGGCGCCGCCTGA
- a CDS encoding DMT family transporter: MTTTINPASAPGTVPPQRQRRSGAWAALLTAGAFEVGYALSVNGSDGFTDPMWSAAAAVYFLGTLFFLSVALRRIDVGIGYAVWAGIGAVGAPVLGPVLFDETLTLTKAAWLAVIIGGVVWLKLADAPPRESDG, encoded by the coding sequence ATGACGACGACCATCAACCCTGCTTCCGCCCCCGGCACCGTGCCGCCCCAGCGTCAGCGCCGCAGCGGCGCGTGGGCTGCGCTGCTCACCGCCGGCGCCTTCGAGGTCGGCTACGCCCTCAGCGTCAACGGCAGCGACGGCTTCACCGATCCGATGTGGTCGGCCGCTGCCGCGGTCTACTTCCTCGGCACCCTCTTCTTCCTCAGCGTCGCGCTGCGGCGGATCGACGTCGGGATCGGGTATGCCGTGTGGGCCGGCATCGGCGCCGTCGGCGCCCCCGTGCTCGGCCCCGTCCTCTTCGACGAGACCCTGACCCTGACGAAGGCCGCCTGGCTGGCGGTCATCATCGGCGGGGTGGTCTGGCTCAAGCTCGCCGACGCCCCGCCCAGGGAGAGCGATGGATGA
- a CDS encoding SRPBCC family protein, with the protein MEQSISVEIAAPSERVWDVLSDVESWLAWTPTVTSVERLEEGPLQVGSRARVSQPRIPTTEYAVTELEPGRSFTWVATGPGVHTTARHDLEPLADGGTRVRLSVAQEGWLGSLMGRFYRGLTDRYLANEAQGLKARCEGAG; encoded by the coding sequence ATGGAGCAGAGCATCAGCGTGGAGATCGCCGCACCGTCCGAGCGGGTGTGGGACGTGCTCAGCGACGTGGAGTCGTGGTTGGCGTGGACCCCGACCGTGACCTCGGTCGAGCGGCTCGAGGAGGGCCCGCTGCAGGTGGGCAGCCGCGCGCGGGTCAGCCAGCCCCGGATCCCGACCACGGAGTATGCCGTCACCGAGCTGGAGCCGGGCCGCTCGTTCACCTGGGTCGCGACGGGTCCCGGCGTGCACACGACCGCCCGGCACGACCTCGAGCCGCTGGCCGACGGCGGCACGCGGGTCCGCCTGTCCGTGGCCCAGGAGGGGTGGCTCGGGTCGCTGATGGGACGGTTCTACCGAGGGTTGACCGACCGCTACCTGGCGAACGAGGCGCAGGGGCTCAAGGCCCGGTGCGAGGGTGCCGGCTGA